A genomic stretch from Photobacterium atrarenae includes:
- a CDS encoding TIGR01212 family radical SAM protein (This family includes YhcC from E. coli K-12, an uncharacterized radical SAM protein.), whose protein sequence is MQLHELVNTFGQDLKHRYGEKVHKLTLHGGFSCPNRDGTIGRGGCTFCNVASFADEQARFLPIREQLQARAGEVNRAKRYLAYFQAYTSTYAEVQALKVMYEEALTAADIVGLCVGTRPDCVPPAVLELLAGYRRQGYEIWLELGLQSAHDRTLKRINRGHDFACYARVAEQARALGLKVCCHLIVGLPGEREAECLETLRQVVAAGVDGIKLHPLHIVRGSTLAKAWQAGRLGEISLADYVDIASAMIRQTPADVVYHRVSASARKPTLLAPAWCENRWLAMTEISRQLSRDGAQGSVLDQPFISRSAL, encoded by the coding sequence ATGCAACTGCATGAACTCGTTAACACGTTCGGACAGGATTTAAAGCATCGGTACGGGGAAAAGGTCCATAAGCTGACCCTGCACGGTGGCTTCAGCTGCCCGAACCGGGACGGGACGATTGGCCGGGGAGGCTGTACCTTCTGTAACGTCGCCTCGTTTGCCGATGAGCAAGCCCGTTTTCTGCCAATTCGTGAGCAGCTTCAGGCGCGGGCGGGGGAAGTGAACCGGGCGAAGCGCTATCTGGCTTACTTTCAGGCATATACCAGTACCTATGCCGAGGTCCAGGCGCTCAAGGTGATGTATGAAGAGGCGCTGACCGCCGCTGATATTGTCGGCCTGTGCGTCGGTACCCGGCCCGATTGCGTGCCGCCGGCGGTGCTTGAATTGCTGGCCGGTTACCGTCGCCAGGGCTATGAGATCTGGCTCGAGCTGGGACTGCAAAGCGCACATGACAGAACTCTCAAACGTATTAACCGTGGCCATGATTTTGCCTGTTATGCCCGGGTTGCCGAGCAGGCCCGGGCGCTGGGGTTGAAGGTCTGTTGTCATTTGATTGTCGGACTGCCGGGCGAAAGGGAAGCCGAATGCCTGGAGACACTGCGCCAGGTTGTGGCGGCCGGCGTGGATGGTATCAAGCTGCATCCGCTGCATATTGTCCGCGGCAGTACCCTGGCCAAGGCCTGGCAGGCCGGGCGGCTGGGCGAGATCAGCCTGGCTGACTATGTCGATATCGCCAGTGCGATGATCCGCCAAACCCCGGCGGATGTGGTGTACCACCGGGTGTCGGCCAGTGCCCGAAAACCGACTTTACTGGCACCTGCGTGGTGCGAGAACCGCTGGCTGGCGATGACGGAAATCAGCAGGCAACTGAGCCGGGATGGCGCTCAGGGCAGTGTGCTGGACCAACCATTTATCTCTCGGTCTGCGCTATAG
- the gltB gene encoding glutamate synthase large subunit, protein MTDQAQKAQGLYVPELEHDACGIGFVAHLKNRKSHQIVTQALDMLARMEHRGGQGCDPCSGDGAGILLQKPHEFLLEETVKLGIRLPAFDQYGVGVVLFPKDENKRQQCRDILERNAKRLDLEIIGYRVLPVDNSMIGADPLSTEPQFEHVFITGGPGLEPEALERKLYVLRNYTVRVCLESVANIGDDFYINSLSYKTLVYKGQLTTEQVPQYFLDLQNPTMVTALALVHSRFSTNTFPKWRLAQPFRYIAHNGEINTVRGNLNWMKAREAILESDLFTRQEIDMLLPICQEGSSDSSNFDMALELLVLSGRSLPHALMMLIPEAWQENKNLDPKRRAFYQYHANIMEPWDGPASVCFTDGVQVGATLDRNGLRPSRYTVTKDDFLIMASESGVVEIEPENIHFRGRLQPGRIFVADLEQGRIISDEEVKDTIASAQPYEQWVQDNLLSLKSLPDADNRHHQPTPERLLHHQQAFGISSEEVNDIIVPLAKTGYEPLSAMGADWPLAVLSHQSQHLSNYFKQLFAQVTNPPIDPIRERMVMSLNTYLGKDQNLLAETPDHCQKVELESPVLSNAELEKLRAIDNEHLQAKTLDIVFRASGEPGKLERALKRICQYSEDAVIDGYSIIILTDRAVNSNHAAIPAMLAVGAVHHHLIRKGLRAKCDIVVETGDARETHHFATLVGYGANAVNPYLVTETLVDLQRTRKLDPALSVDELFNNYRKGINSGLLKIFSKMGISTLQSYHGAQIFEALGISKAVVDKYFTGTVSRIEGLTIDDIAKEVLIRHRVGYPTREIPIQMLDVGGVYQWKQRGEKHLFNPETISLLQQSTRNKDYGQFKQYAKAVDDQGDDAATLRSQLEFVKNPAGAIPLIEVEPVESILKRFATGAMSFGSISYEAHSTLAVAMNRIGAKSNSGEGGEDPIRFEKKANGDWERSAIKQVASGRFGVTSYYLTNSDEIQIKMAQGAKPGEGGQLPGDKVDDWIGATRHSTPGVGLISPPPHHDIYSIEDLAQLIFDLKNANRAGRVNVKLVSEAGVGTIASGVAKAKADVVLIAGFDGGTGASPMSSIRHTGLPWELGLAETHQTLLKNGLRNRIVVQSDGQMKTPRDLAVATLLGAEEWGVATAALVVEGCIMMRKCHKNTCPVGIATQNKTLRERFDGRVEDVVTFFQYMAEGLREIMAELGFRTIDEMVGQSQKLKIRDNIGHWKYQNLDLSPVLHIEPAREEDGVFNQREQDHGLESVLDRRLIEAAAPALYEGKAVEATFDIINTDRSAGTMLSNEISKIYKDQGLPQPMKVKFNGSAGQSFGAFLAKGVTFEVEGDANDYWGKGLSGGTLALYPDSKADIIPEDNIVVGNVCFYGATSGESYIRGMAGERFCVRNSGAKVVVEGVGDHGCEYMTGGIAVILGTTGRNFAAGMSGGVAYVWDQFGDFETKLNPELVDLDPIEDEDKILLREMLTKQVTYTGSTVAQTFLDNFEDNLTRMVKVMPRDYKAVLQKRKAEAVNKEVLEAVDG, encoded by the coding sequence ATGACAGATCAAGCGCAGAAGGCTCAGGGACTGTACGTGCCTGAACTCGAGCACGATGCCTGTGGTATCGGCTTTGTCGCCCATCTCAAAAACCGTAAATCCCACCAAATTGTCACCCAGGCATTGGATATGCTGGCCCGGATGGAACACCGGGGTGGCCAGGGATGCGATCCATGCAGCGGCGACGGTGCCGGTATTTTGCTGCAAAAGCCTCACGAATTCCTGCTGGAGGAAACCGTCAAACTCGGCATCCGCCTGCCGGCCTTTGACCAGTACGGGGTTGGCGTCGTCCTGTTCCCGAAGGACGAAAACAAACGCCAGCAATGCCGCGATATCCTTGAGCGCAATGCCAAGCGCCTGGATCTGGAGATTATCGGCTACCGGGTCCTGCCGGTCGACAATTCGATGATCGGCGCTGATCCGCTCAGCACCGAACCCCAGTTTGAGCACGTATTTATCACCGGCGGCCCCGGCCTGGAACCGGAAGCGCTGGAGCGCAAGCTGTACGTACTGCGAAACTACACCGTGCGCGTGTGTCTCGAAAGCGTTGCCAATATTGGCGATGATTTCTACATTAACTCTCTGTCATACAAGACGCTGGTGTACAAAGGCCAGCTCACCACCGAGCAAGTCCCGCAGTACTTCCTCGACTTACAAAACCCGACCATGGTGACCGCGCTGGCGCTGGTTCACTCGCGCTTTTCAACCAATACCTTCCCGAAATGGCGTCTGGCTCAGCCTTTCCGTTACATCGCCCACAACGGTGAGATCAACACCGTGCGCGGCAACCTGAACTGGATGAAAGCCCGCGAGGCGATCCTCGAATCGGATTTGTTCACCCGGCAGGAAATCGACATGCTGCTGCCGATCTGCCAGGAGGGCAGCTCGGACTCGTCAAACTTCGATATGGCGCTGGAGCTGCTGGTGCTGTCCGGCCGCAGCCTGCCGCATGCGCTGATGATGCTGATCCCGGAAGCATGGCAGGAAAACAAAAACCTGGATCCCAAACGTCGGGCGTTCTACCAGTATCACGCCAACATCATGGAGCCTTGGGACGGCCCGGCCTCGGTCTGCTTTACCGATGGCGTTCAGGTCGGTGCGACCCTGGATCGCAACGGCCTGCGTCCGTCACGCTATACCGTCACCAAAGATGACTTCCTGATCATGGCCTCAGAGTCCGGCGTGGTAGAAATCGAGCCGGAAAACATTCATTTCCGCGGCCGCCTGCAACCGGGCCGGATTTTCGTCGCCGATCTGGAGCAAGGCCGGATCATCTCGGACGAAGAAGTCAAAGATACCATTGCCTCGGCGCAGCCGTACGAGCAGTGGGTACAGGACAACCTGCTGAGCCTGAAATCGCTGCCGGATGCGGATAACCGCCACCATCAGCCGACGCCGGAGCGTCTGCTGCACCACCAGCAAGCCTTCGGGATCAGCTCTGAAGAAGTCAACGACATCATTGTGCCGCTGGCCAAAACCGGTTACGAGCCGCTCAGCGCCATGGGCGCCGACTGGCCGCTGGCCGTGCTATCGCATCAGTCACAGCATCTGTCAAACTACTTTAAGCAATTGTTTGCCCAGGTCACCAACCCACCGATCGACCCGATCCGCGAGCGGATGGTGATGTCGCTCAATACTTACCTCGGTAAAGATCAGAACCTATTGGCTGAAACCCCGGACCACTGCCAGAAAGTTGAGCTGGAATCACCGGTGCTGAGCAATGCCGAGCTGGAAAAACTCCGTGCCATCGACAACGAGCACCTGCAGGCTAAAACCCTGGATATCGTATTCCGCGCCAGCGGCGAGCCGGGCAAGCTCGAGCGCGCGCTGAAGCGGATCTGTCAGTACTCGGAAGATGCGGTGATCGACGGCTACTCGATCATCATCCTGACCGACCGCGCAGTGAACTCCAACCATGCGGCCATTCCGGCGATGCTGGCGGTCGGTGCGGTTCACCACCATTTGATCCGCAAAGGCCTGCGCGCCAAGTGTGACATCGTGGTCGAAACCGGGGATGCCCGCGAAACCCACCACTTTGCCACCCTGGTCGGCTACGGCGCCAACGCCGTCAACCCATACCTGGTTACCGAAACCCTGGTTGATCTGCAACGCACCCGCAAGCTGGATCCGGCGCTGTCAGTCGACGAGCTGTTCAACAACTACCGCAAGGGGATCAACAGCGGCCTGCTGAAGATTTTCTCCAAGATGGGGATCTCAACGCTGCAGTCCTACCACGGCGCACAAATCTTCGAAGCGCTGGGGATCAGCAAAGCGGTGGTCGACAAATACTTCACCGGCACCGTGTCGCGGATTGAAGGCCTGACCATTGACGACATCGCCAAAGAAGTACTGATCCGTCACCGGGTCGGCTACCCGACCCGGGAAATCCCAATCCAGATGCTGGATGTCGGCGGGGTTTATCAGTGGAAACAGCGCGGCGAGAAACACCTGTTTAACCCGGAAACCATTTCGCTGCTGCAACAGTCGACCCGCAACAAGGACTACGGCCAGTTCAAGCAATATGCCAAAGCCGTCGACGATCAGGGCGATGATGCCGCAACACTGCGCAGCCAGCTCGAGTTTGTCAAAAACCCGGCCGGCGCGATCCCGCTCATAGAGGTCGAGCCCGTCGAGAGCATCCTCAAACGTTTCGCCACCGGGGCGATGAGTTTCGGCTCGATTTCCTACGAAGCCCACTCCACCCTGGCCGTGGCGATGAACCGGATCGGCGCTAAGTCGAACTCCGGTGAGGGCGGCGAGGATCCAATCCGGTTCGAGAAAAAAGCCAACGGCGACTGGGAGCGCTCGGCGATCAAACAGGTCGCTTCCGGCCGTTTCGGCGTGACCTCCTATTACCTGACCAACTCGGATGAAATCCAGATCAAGATGGCCCAGGGCGCCAAGCCGGGTGAAGGCGGCCAGCTTCCGGGCGATAAAGTCGATGACTGGATCGGCGCGACTCGTCACTCCACGCCGGGCGTCGGCTTGATCTCGCCACCGCCGCACCACGATATTTACTCGATCGAAGATCTGGCGCAGCTGATCTTTGACCTGAAGAACGCCAACCGCGCCGGTCGCGTCAACGTCAAGCTGGTCTCGGAAGCCGGGGTCGGCACCATTGCCTCCGGCGTTGCCAAGGCCAAAGCGGACGTGGTGCTGATCGCCGGTTTTGACGGCGGCACCGGCGCCTCGCCGATGTCCTCAATTCGCCACACCGGCCTGCCTTGGGAGTTGGGCCTGGCGGAAACCCACCAGACCCTGCTGAAAAACGGCCTGCGCAACCGCATCGTCGTCCAGTCTGACGGTCAGATGAAAACCCCGCGCGATCTGGCCGTAGCGACCCTGCTCGGCGCCGAGGAATGGGGCGTCGCCACCGCCGCGCTGGTGGTGGAAGGCTGTATCATGATGCGTAAGTGTCACAAGAACACCTGTCCAGTCGGCATTGCCACCCAGAACAAGACGCTGCGTGAGCGCTTCGACGGCCGGGTGGAAGATGTCGTGACCTTCTTCCAGTACATGGCCGAAGGCCTGCGTGAAATCATGGCCGAGCTGGGCTTCCGTACCATCGATGAAATGGTCGGCCAGTCCCAGAAACTGAAGATCCGCGATAACATCGGTCACTGGAAGTACCAGAACCTGGATCTCAGCCCGGTGCTGCACATTGAGCCGGCCCGGGAAGAAGACGGCGTCTTCAACCAGCGTGAACAAGACCATGGTCTGGAGAGCGTGCTGGATCGCCGGCTCATTGAAGCGGCCGCACCGGCCCTCTATGAAGGCAAAGCGGTTGAGGCCACATTTGACATCATCAATACCGACCGCAGTGCCGGGACCATGCTGTCAAACGAAATCTCCAAGATTTACAAAGATCAAGGCTTGCCACAGCCGATGAAGGTCAAGTTCAACGGGTCTGCCGGCCAGAGCTTCGGTGCCTTCCTCGCCAAGGGCGTGACCTTTGAAGTGGAAGGGGATGCCAACGATTACTGGGGGAAAGGCCTTTCTGGCGGCACCCTGGCGCTCTACCCGGACAGCAAAGCCGACATTATTCCGGAAGACAACATCGTGGTCGGGAACGTCTGTTTCTACGGCGCCACCTCCGGTGAGTCCTATATCCGCGGCATGGCCGGTGAGCGGTTCTGTGTCCGTAACTCCGGCGCCAAAGTGGTGGTTGAAGGGGTCGGCGATCACGGCTGTGAGTACATGACCGGCGGTATCGCGGTGATCCTCGGCACCACCGGACGCAACTTCGCGGCCGGGATGAGCGGCGGCGTCGCTTACGTCTGGGATCAATTCGGCGACTTTGAAACCAAGCTCAATCCTGAGCTGGTCGATCTCGACCCGATTGAGGACGAGGACAAAATCCTGCTGCGCGAGATGCTGACCAAGCAAGTCACCTACACCGGCAGTACGGTCGCCCAGACCTTCCTCGATAACTTCGAGGACAACCTGACCCGGATGGTCAAGGTGATGCCGCGGGATTACAAAGCCGTTCTACAGAAGCGCAAAGCAGAAGCAGTGAACAAGGAAGTATTGGAGGCCGTCGATGGGTAA
- a CDS encoding glutamate synthase subunit beta, producing MGKPTGFLEFGRELPKKVDPSVRIQDNKEFVLNEEFGNKINTQASRCMDCGVPFCHNGCPIGNIIPEFNDAVYRDSWEEAWHILSSTNNFPEFTGRVCPAPCESSCVLGINQDPITICNIEKTIVETAYREGYAKPKTPRKRTGKTVAIIGSGPSGLAAAEQLNSAGHNVTVFERDEKVGGLLRFGIPDFKLGMDIIDRKINLMAEAGIKFEVNAHIGVDINAQQLRQEFDVVLLTGGSTVPRDLPIPGRDLKGAHYAMEFLAQNNRRANNMDLKTEEIHAKGKHVVVIGGGDTGSDCVGTSNRHGAASITQVEIMPMPPEKRPVNQPWPAYPMILRTSTSHEEGCERHWNILTKEFIGDEAGNLKALRIADIQWLEAKPGERPGFEEVPGSERIIPCDLAFLAMGFLHPEPNGVLAQLDIALDERGNVATQGFATNQPGVFAAGDMRTGQSLVVRCINEGRECAREIDAYLMGNSNLEAKSDSLMLSEA from the coding sequence ATGGGTAAGCCGACTGGATTTTTAGAGTTTGGCCGTGAGTTGCCAAAGAAAGTTGATCCGAGCGTCCGGATTCAGGACAACAAGGAGTTTGTCCTGAACGAAGAATTCGGTAATAAAATCAATACGCAGGCGTCACGCTGCATGGACTGTGGGGTACCGTTCTGCCATAACGGTTGTCCGATCGGCAACATCATTCCGGAGTTCAACGATGCGGTCTACCGTGACAGCTGGGAAGAAGCCTGGCATATCCTGAGCTCGACCAATAACTTCCCGGAGTTTACCGGCCGGGTGTGTCCGGCGCCGTGTGAAAGCAGCTGTGTGCTCGGCATCAACCAGGATCCGATCACCATCTGTAACATCGAGAAAACCATCGTCGAAACAGCGTATCGCGAAGGGTATGCCAAACCCAAGACCCCGAGAAAACGCACCGGCAAAACCGTTGCCATTATCGGCAGCGGTCCATCCGGCCTGGCGGCGGCGGAGCAGCTCAACAGCGCCGGCCACAACGTGACCGTGTTTGAGCGCGATGAAAAAGTCGGCGGCCTGCTGCGCTTCGGGATCCCGGATTTCAAGCTCGGCATGGATATTATCGATCGCAAGATCAACCTGATGGCCGAAGCCGGGATCAAATTTGAAGTCAACGCCCATATCGGGGTCGACATCAATGCCCAGCAGCTGCGCCAGGAGTTTGATGTGGTGCTGCTGACCGGCGGCTCCACGGTTCCGCGGGATCTGCCGATCCCGGGCCGCGACCTCAAGGGTGCCCACTATGCGATGGAATTTCTGGCCCAGAACAACCGCCGCGCCAATAACATGGATCTGAAAACAGAAGAAATCCATGCCAAGGGCAAACACGTGGTGGTGATCGGCGGCGGGGATACCGGCTCGGACTGCGTCGGTACCTCAAACCGTCACGGCGCGGCCAGTATCACCCAGGTCGAAATTATGCCGATGCCGCCAGAAAAACGTCCGGTCAACCAGCCCTGGCCGGCGTATCCGATGATCCTGCGTACCTCAACCTCCCACGAGGAAGGCTGTGAGCGGCACTGGAATATTTTGACCAAGGAATTTATCGGCGATGAAGCGGGCAACCTCAAAGCGCTGCGCATTGCCGATATCCAGTGGCTGGAGGCCAAGCCGGGTGAACGTCCGGGCTTTGAGGAAGTGCCGGGCTCGGAGCGGATCATTCCGTGCGATCTGGCGTTCCTGGCGATGGGCTTTTTGCATCCGGAGCCGAACGGCGTGCTGGCCCAGCTGGATATTGCGCTCGATGAGCGCGGTAACGTCGCAACCCAGGGCTTCGCCACCAACCAGCCAGGTGTATTTGCTGCCGGCGATATGCGCACCGGCCAGTCCCTGGTGGTTCGCTGCATCAACGAAGGCCGTGAATGTGCCCGTGAAATCGACGCTTATCTGATGGGTAATTCCAACCTGGAGGCTAAATCCGATTCACTTATGCTGTCTGAAGCCTGA